Proteins encoded in a region of the Drosophila sechellia strain sech25 chromosome 2L, ASM438219v1, whole genome shotgun sequence genome:
- the LOC6617838 gene encoding protein piccolo isoform X1 produces the protein MATSTLQSPSPSPSTASVSSKNPQLKRVVYSKYRELLGSYNDKANAIIDTLPAYMVRQDRGFQLSELPVNGDANRNGLESSYGQRGGGGSGNGGYEAPACVQNAMMTKDKKPFTYTPGGIDLSQIRSERMAKRLARNAQSEGATGAAQQNRPAQPQSPGGPGGAASAIGAAAMGMPFQVLPPPPPPPQPQSGKNGTQGAIAAPPPPPPQQPSTLAPPTGRLSAPGSPATARKSPTPQRFEPPPLGFRPEIKIPPNPMAALRKVAPPVEKNTFWKDEYIKDRSKSPLPEVVPAANGGYSSTTADAVDGPRPSAASVESSYSPYTPTQQVPPVAKSPPVQYQQPTPPATPPQQQQSEQPPATRPEFRSVPMPTSPAVNVYTRQTDSPRSPFEPQQQQQQQPQRSTESPFRFAQQQQQQSPQQRPPTAISPLAQVQQQQQQQQLQQQQQQLQQLQQQQFQQQQQFQQQQLQQQQQLQQQQQQQQQQQQLQQPAAQSVPWRTQRAQPGAQQQQDSHPQPIYNNVQQQQQRSRDVFSPARNETPAANTFNSQQQQNQFGGAAKPTNVGSLYIAPLAQPTEPQAQRILLQQQQQSSARDSPMRQLPQQQQQPQTNQPMRWLSSQPASKEQAPWARPEENGNVLPSTLRQTTPAPQPQVVPQPQPQQQQTTFYQPQLVQGNGYGPTSVSAAPISLQNFGSNPQPGGLRLQINLNTNGNSSNNTNQSAPRERIIPITLEQTPTYAAAQPNFGAPAGHIIRSANQFVDQGYQNYPPQAQRFPSPNQPTSTSNNTNGNATRLIPIAIEGGRGGPVSQSPVLLQNDPRSPPIQSKSFRILQKITDTVDDGSGNGDMRQDMQQTPQEAELQRPQFARQMSAQQARNSPTIEQMRRLQIGQDQQNNQQQSGTPLVWSPQGNGVSAQNRFTQQRYDTPQQQQYVPPSEQQAPEPKKYTGSAIPSRSFKILQAMTTPENADHKIHTELDSDLENVELNESPNNNNNNNNSNNGSTENNNNHNKINSKTNKRHSYTSSTPTPSPSTCTDPTTHSSNSSLSSDSSCPPQPTRSQSVPPQYPYAYGYPYPWYMPPPPPVNGEGAPWPYPYSYPPPPPPQSMDGKQAEGFPPYPYYYPYYPPPLPPYGQQPGEAQIPPGYPQFHAIPPYGHPYPYPVAPSYSQSSTEENRASSVLPDIIITPSTDDIPSQVIMKHHIRVEPREPPKRAHSVEIEEVVSKPKARNICSNNHEVIDVLSQRLANINKIASGNTQANLSKQLQKNYAGEQAKELGDRSPSENASNSDSESEEESSDDEEDTPKMGTRPAPLQSIKSVTNVQVYKGKTLEQHLDSESSDDEDDVTTADEMYDEEEQMEEEQEGLVEEMEDDYIVEEDLSVIYEEESELERSSEYAKTVIRKDDSRSTIVDDIEKQIEENDDDDDDEESNSVTVRLPLRFSFSRSSNDENIATVEVGNTTQIEEKQPIIASTFSVAKVESDDEDDDCEVSVTISLSNSSRSNSVEKVTQPYRPSNAYPVEDISTPIKTSEDDFSTSFSLGMRNKFMGETIANDVTNNISRDQAKPKNDATEVESSPKEEFDFFATLMATKMQAQKMMEQSKNFWKTPDPKLVEPEAEKPKLRPKENIPETKPPRPISGDMSKTQASLEAAKNSFWSTFATTSKETEPKAEQEDAAEEVDFWASIEKKEISNKEEKQWTKKKKTVTYTPLKKEAVTTVEHWTTTFRAQLESLPIPQKAEVHFVVEEKQKEVEQRQEENQGEEEDFWGSVIKDKMENTASATWERTEYNLEPSQGVTDQPKQQDEDNVDFWAEIEASNTYEDEEKPKNLSYDPTKYPEEPREVDTDEEIDFWAELEARRNPGEDDDEDVTFHKSATFWARKERQNSVEETPYKPVEIKAFRAKLPDEAAVEIDVWATLEAARGHEPEIVDPAVEEEKVLSEQFEELEQETSDEEEEDEEDAQEELEQKPREEVQESNLSHMDTMSLASMHEPPTVYTWATPPQEAEDNEEETDFWADMEKERSKKEQFEEAEQKRHNYRQAMAFFNTSIDGQHSPPQQNASPNRSSVIREVEEPQEVNLGLPGEYQIVGEDGVVVEEHKPEITETEEDERGAATPTNMEPQLPEVYVEPEPEVKRLVNGLPDLGVEKFSEKPKISVRARISAFEVIPSATSDGAKGLTKQSLSVDSAYGKGTLSRNSSTQRSESEIEEDDSGVTDMNRQLSETDTESESFPELRKMTSYQRAATHSRLFKLLQDENDVPEAGAQPADEFQFKPSRRKIVHNVSITRRQNPGALNDAETMTQRRERLSLPLRKNTSIDADNPSTPNSPASPIMGPSAKNQRVVSDKLVNELVQSLLLKSDSSHLRNLPMERLQAAAKRALVEEMDSAQENSSLDSTPAPTPKHDKEYSDYYNSWCDASGSGEEVLPSKSFRALQDPRRSPWTVRCPRVLSSKTINRDLARVTESPEIANGRGSKSPECFRQNSHSQSRERSVSSWRRV, from the exons ATGGCCACCTCAACGCTGCAATCTCCGTCCCCGTCGCCATCAACCGCCTCCGTGTCGTCCAAGAATCCGCAGCTGAAGCGCGTCGTGTACTCCAAGTATCGGGAACTACTTGGTTCTTATAATGATAAGGCCAATGCCATCATCGACACTCTGCCCGCATATATGGTTCGTCAGGATCGCGGATTTCAGTTGTCGGAGCTGCCCGTGAACGGGGATGCCAATCGCAACGGCCTGGAATCATC GTATGGACAGCGCGGAGGAGGCGGATCCGGAAACGGTGGCTACGAAGCGCCCGCGTGCGTACAGAACGCGATGATGACAAAAGACAAGAAGCCCTTCACCTACACGCCCGGCGGCATCGATCTCTCCCAGATCCGGTCGGAGCGGATGGCCAAGCGGTTGGCGCGCAATGCCCAATCGGAAGGAGCCACCGGAGCCGCCCAACAGAACAGACCCGCCCAGCCACAGTCGCCAGGTGGGCCAGGTGGTGCAGCCAGTGCGATTGGAGCCGCTGCCATGGGCATGCCGTTCCAGGTGctgccgccgccaccaccgccgccgcaaCCACAGTCGGGTAAGAATGGCACCCAAGGTGCTATCGCCGcacccccaccaccacccccacaACAACCCAGCACATTAGCGCCACCCACTGGGCGCCTAAGTGCCCCTGGTTCCCCGGCTACGGCGCGCAAATCGCCAACTCCACAGCGTTTTGAGCCACCGCCACTGGGATTCCGGCCGGAGATCAAGATACCGCCGAATCCTATGGCTGCACTGCGCAAGGTGGCACCGCCCGTGGAGAAGAACACGTTCTGGAAGGACGAGTACATTAAGGATCGCTCCAAGAGTCCGCTGCCCGAGGTGGTTCCTGCTGCGAATGGAGGATATAGCAGCACCACAGCCGATGCCGTTGATG GTCCAAGACCATCGGCGGCTAGCGTTGAAAGCAGCTACAGTCCTTACACGCCGACTCAGCAAGTGCCGCCCGTGGCCAAGAGTCCACCGGTGCAATACCAACAGCCAACGCCACCGGCAAcaccgccgcagcagcaacagtcggAGCAGCCACCTGCAACACGTCCGGAGTTCCGCAGTGTGCCCATGCCCACATCGCCAGCGGTGAACGTCTACACACGTCAAACGGACAGTCCCAGATCGCCTTTCGagccgcagcaacagcagcagcagcaaccacagCGATCCACTGAGAGCCCCTTCCGGTtcgcacagcagcaacagcaacagtcaCCGCAGCAACGTCCACCAACAGCGATATCGCCGCTGGCtcaggtgcagcagcagcagcagcaacagcagttgcaacagcagcagcaacagctacagcagctgcagcaacagcagttccagcagcaacagcagttccagcaacaacagttgcagcagcagcaacagctgcaacagcagcaacagcaacagcagcaacagcaacagctgcagcaACCGGCAGCTCAATCAGTACCATGGCGCACTCAACGTGCTCAGCCTGGagcacaacagcaacaggacTCGCATCCACAACCCATCTACAACAAtgttcagcagcagcaacaaagatCTCGCGATGTCTTCAGTCCGGCAAGGAATGAAACACCGGCAGCAAACACGTTCAAttcacagcagcaacaaaaccAATTTGGTGGAGCAGCAAAGCCG ACCAACGTTGGATCGCTTTACATAGCTCCACTGGCCCAGCCCACTGAACCGCAGGCTCAACGAATCCttttgcaacagcagcagcagtcatCTGCTCGGGATTCTCCCATGCGCCAActtccacagcagcagcagcagccacagacCAACCAACCGATGAGATGGCTCAGCTCACAGCCGGCTAGCAAGGAGCAGGCACCCTGGGCTCGTCCCGAGGAGAATGGCAACGTCCTGCCCTCCACCTTGCGTCAGACCACCCCGGCACCGCAGCCCCAAGTAGTCCCTCAACcgcagccacagcagcagcagaccaCCTTCTACCAGCCGCAGTTGGTCCAAGGTAATGGCTACGGACCAACTTCGGTTTCAGCCGCTCCCATCAGTCTGCAGAATTTCGGATCAAATCCACAGCCGGGAGGACTACGTTTGCAGATCAACCTAAACACcaatggcaacagcagcaataacACAAATCAAAGTGCTCCACGG gAGCGTATCATACCGATAACTCTAGAGCAGACGCCGACGTATGCCGCAGCCCAGCCCAACTTTGGTG CGCCTGCAGGTCACATAATACGCTCAGCTAATCAATTTGTCGATCAAGGTTACCAGAATTACCCACCACAAGCCCAGCGATTCCCATCGCCCAATCAGCCAACGAGTACGAGTAACAACACCAATGGCAACGCCACCCGGTTAATCCCGATAGCCATCGAGGGAGGACGCGGCGGTCCAGTTTCCCAGTCGCCAGTGCTGCTCCAGAA CGATCCACGCTCACCGCCCATCCAATCGAAATCGTTTAGAATATTGCAAAAGATAACCGACACCGTGGACGATGGCAGCGGGAATGGCGATATGCGGCAGGACATGCAGCAGACGCCCCAGGAGGCGGAGCTGCAGCGGCCGCAGTTCGCCCGCCAGATGAGCGCCCAGCAGGCCAGGAATAGTCCGACCATCGAGCAGATGCGACGCCTGCAAATTGGACAGGATCAGCAGAATAACCAACAGCAGTCGGGTACGCCACTAGTTTGGTCCCCGCAAG gTAACGGAGTCTCCGCTCAGAACCGATTTACGCAACAACGATATG ataccccccaacaacagcaatatGTGCCGCCAAGTGAACAGCAAGCTCCGGAACCCAAAAAATACACAGGCAGCGCTATACCCAGTCGATCATTCAAAATTCTACAGGCAATGACAACACCTGAAAATGCCG ACCATAAAATTCACACCGAGCTGGACTCGGATTTGGAAAATGTTGAACTGAACGAATCCccaaacaataataataataataataacagtaACAACGGAAGtactgaaaataataataatcataataagaTTAACAGTAAAACCAATAAACGTCATAGCTACACTTcatccacacccacaccctCACCATCAACCTGCACAGATCCCACCACCCATTCATCAAACTCATCTCTTAGTTCGGATAGCTCTTGTCCCCCACAGCCAACTCGATCGCAATCGGTTCCACCCCAGTATCCATATGCCTACGGGTATCCGTATCCATGGTACATGCCACCTCCTCCACCTGTCAACGGTGAGGGAGCTCCTTGGCCATATCCCTATTCATATCCGCCGCCACCTCCTCCACAATCGATGGATGGAAAGCAGGCAGAAGGATTTCCACCATATCCCTATTACTACCCATATTATCCGCCTCCCTTGCCACCTTATGGACAACAACCCGGGGAAGCTCAGATACCGCCGGGCTATCCTCAGTTCCATGCCATTCCACCATATGGTCACCCGTATCCCTATCCAGTGGCTCCCAGTTACAGTCAGAGTTCCACCGAAGAGAACAGAGCCAGCAGTGTTCTACCGGATATAATCATCACTCCCAGTACCGATGATATACCCTCGCAGGTCATAATGAAGCATCACATCCGAGTGGAGCCACGAGAGCCACCAAAGCGGGCGCACTCTGTGGAAATAGAGGAGGTAGTCAGCAAACCGAAAGCCCGGAATATTTGCAGCAACAATCACGAGGTCATCGATGTGCTGAGCCAACGATTGGCCAATATCAACAAGATTGCCAGTGGCAACACCCAGGCGAATCTCTCCAAGCAGCTACAGAAAAACTATGCAGGTGAGCAAGCCAAGGAACTGGGTGACAGATCCCCCAGCGAAAATGCCTCCAACTCGGATAGCGAATCAGAGGAAGAGAGCAGCGATGACGAAGAGGATACCCCTAAGATGGGAACTCGTCCCGCTCCCTTACAGTCCATTAAGTCGGTGACAAATGTGCAGGTGTACAAGGGTAAAACACTTGAGCAGCATTTGGACTCCGAGAGCAGCGATGATGAAGATGATGTGACTACAGCGGATGAAATGTACGATGAAGAGGAACAGATGGAGGAGGAGCAAGAAGGATTGGTCGAGGAAATGGAAGATGATTACATTGTCGAAGAGGATCTTAGTGTTATATACGAGGAAGAGAGCGAACTGGAACGCAGCAGTGAATATGCCAAGACAGTCATTCGAAAGGATGACTCCCGATCCACCATAGTTGATGATATAGAAAAGCAAATCGAAgaaaatgatgatgatgatgatgacgaggaGTCCAACTCGGTAACAGTGCGTTTGCCACTCCGCTTCTCTTTCAGTCGCAGTTCGAATGATGAAAACATTGCCACTGTAGAAGTAGGTAATACAACTCAGATCGAAGAAAAACAACCCATCATCGCAAGCACGTTCAGCGTGGCCAAGGTTGAAAGTGATGATGAGGATGATGACTGTGAGGTCAGTGTGACCATCAGTTTGTCGAACTCTTCGCGTTCCAATTCGGTGGAGAAGGTTACTCAACCCTATCGGCCCTCCAACGCATATCCCGTGGAGGATATAAGTACACCCATCAAAACTAGTGAAGATGATTTTTCTACATCGTTCTCCCTTGGTATGCGCAACAAATTCATGGGTGAAACAATTGCCAATGATGTAACTAATAATATATCCCGGGATCAGGCAAAACCAAAGAACGATGCAACCGAAGTTGAAAGCTCCCCAAAAGAGGAATTCGACTTCTTTGCCACTTTGATGGCCACCAAAATGCAGGCTCAGAAAATGATGGAGCAGTCTAAGAACTTTTGGAAAACTCCTGACCCTAAGCTGGTAGAACCCGAAGCTGAGAAGCCAAAACTTCGACCCAAGGAGAATATTCCTGAGACAAAACCACCAAGACCCATTTCTGGTGATATGTCCAAGACCCAGGCCTCGCTGGAGGCAGCCAAGAATAGCTTCTGGTCCACCTTCGCTACGACCTCAAAGGAAACGGAACCCAAAGCAGAGCAAGAAGATGCAGCTGAGGAAGTCGACTTCTGGGCAAGCatagaaaaaaaggaaatctCTAATAAGGAAGAAAAACAGTGGACCAAGAAAAAGAAGACCGTAACCTATACTCCTTTGAAGAAAGAGGCAGTTACTACGGTGGAGCATTGGACAACAACGTTCAGGGCTCAGTTGGAATCGTTACCAATCCCCCAAAAGGCTGAAGTACATTTTGTAGTTGAGGAAAAGCAAAAAGAAGTTGAACAACGACAAGAAGAGAATCAGGGTGAAGAAGAGGATTTCTGGGGCTCAGTAATTAAGGATAAGATGGAAAACACAGCCAGTGCGACGTGGGAACGCACAGAATACAACTTAGAACCCTCTCAGGGAGTGACAGATCAACCCAAGCAACAAGATGAGGACAACGTTGACTTCTGGGCCGAAATTGAAGCATCTAATACTTACGAAGATGAAGAAAAGCCCAAGAACCTTAGCTATGATCCCACAAAATATCCTGAAGAGCCTCGCGAAGTGGATACTGATGAGGAGATTGACTTCTGGGCCGAGTTAGAAGCTAGACGCAACCCAGGTGAAGACGACGACGAAGATGTCACGTTCCATAAATCGGCAACTTTCTGGGCTCGCAAAGAACGACAGAATTCTGTAGAGGAAACCCCTTACAAGCCTGTGGAAATCAAGGCTTTCAGAGCTAAATTGCCCGATGAAGCAGCAGTTGAAATTGATGTTTGGGCCACCTTAGAAGCAGCCAGAGGTCACGAGCCCGAAATTGTTGATCCCGCGGTGGAAGAGGAAAAGGTTCTATCCGAGCAATTTGAGGAACTTGAACAAGAGACCTcagatgaggaggaggaggatgaggaggacgCGCAGGAAGAGCTAGAGCAGAAGCCTCGGGAAGAAGTCCAGGAGAGCAATCTCAGCCATATGGACACCATGTCTTTGGCCTCGATGCACGAGCCGCCTACAGTCTATACATGGGCTACACCACCACAGGAAGCGGAAGATAATGAGGAGGAAACTGATTTCTGGGCAGACATGGAAAAGGAACGATCCAAGAAAGAACAGTTCGAGGAGGCGGAGCAGAAACGACACAACTACCGACAGGCCATGGCCTTCTTCAACACCTCGATCGATGGCCAGCACTCACCGCCACAACAAAATGCCAGTCCCAATCGCAGCAGTGTTATCCGGGAAGTCGAAGAGCCACAAGAAGTGAACCTGGGACTACCTGGTGAGTACCAGATAGTAGGCGAGGATGGCGTCGTCGTGGAGGAGCATAAGCCGGAGATAACAGAAACAGAGGAAGATGAGCGAGGTGCTGCAACTCCAACCAATATGGAGCCACAACTACCAGAGGTCTATGTGGAGCCCGAGCCGGAAGTAAAGCGCCTTGTCAACGGACTTCCTGATCTTGGCGTTGAGAAGTTTAGCGAAAAACCCAAGATATCGGTGCGTGCCAGGATTAGTGCATTTGAGGTGATTCCCTCGGCGACAAGTGATGGCGCCAAGGGACTAACCAAGCAATCCCTATCAGTGGATAGTGCCTATGGTAAGGGAACCCTCTCGCGAAACAGCAGCACTCAGCGTTCCGAGTCGGAGATTGAGGAGGACGACTCCGGGGTAACGGACATGAATCGACAGCTGTCTGAGACGGACACAGAGTCCGAGAGTTTTCCGGAGTTGCGCAAGATGACCAGCTACCAGCGGGCAGCCACACATTCCAGGCTCTTTAAGCTGCTGCAGGACGAAAACGATGTTCCGGAGGCGGGAGCACAACCCGCCGATGAATTTCAGTTCAAGCCCAGTCGCAGGAAGATTGTCCATAATGTGTCCATTACCAGACGACAAAATCCAGGAGCTTTGAATGATGCGGAGACCATGACGCAGCGCAGGGAACGACTTTCACTACCGCTTCGCAAGAATACCAGCATAGATGCGGACAATCCCTCGACCCCGAATAGTCCTGCCTCCCCCATAATGGGACCGTCGGCCAAGAACCAACGCGTGGTTAGCGATAAGTTGGTGAATGAATTGGTCCAGAGCCTGCTCCTCAAAAGCGACAGTTCGCATTTGAGAAATCTGCCCATGGAACGTCTCCAGGCGGCCGCCAAACGAGCCCTGGTGGAGGAGATGGACTCCGCGCAGGAGAACAGCTCGCTGGACAGCACGCCGGCACCCACGCCCAAGCATGACAAGGAGTACTCCGACTACTACAACAGCTGGTGCGATGCCAGTGGCAGTGGCGAGGAGGTATTGCCCTCCAAGAGCTTCCGTGCTCTGCAAGATCCACGACGCAGTCCCTGGACGGTGCGGTGTCCGCGAGTTCTCAGCTCCAAAACGATAAACCGGGACTTGGCCCGGGTTACAGAGTCACCGGAAATAGCCAATGGACGGGGCAGCAAAAGTCCCGAATGCTTCCGTCAGAACTCACACTCCCAGTCTCGGGAACGATCCGTAAGCAGTTGGCGGAGAGTTTAG
- the LOC6617838 gene encoding putative mediator of RNA polymerase II transcription subunit 12 isoform X11: MATSTLQSPSPSPSTASVSSKNPQLKRVVYSKYRELLGSYNDKANAIIDTLPAYMVRQDRGFQLSELPVNGDANRNGLESSYGQRGGGGSGNGGYEAPACVQNAMMTKDKKPFTYTPGGIDLSQIRSERMAKRLARNAQSEGATGAAQQNRPAQPQSPGGPGGAASAIGAAAMGMPFQVLPPPPPPPQPQSGKNGTQGAIAAPPPPPPQQPSTLAPPTGRLSAPGSPATARKSPTPQRFEPPPLGFRPEIKIPPNPMAALRKVAPPVEKNTFWKDEYIKDRSKSPLPEVVPAANGGYSSTTADAVDGPRPSAASVESSYSPYTPTQQVPPVAKSPPVQYQQPTPPATPPQQQQSEQPPATRPEFRSVPMPTSPAVNVYTRQTDSPRSPFEPQQQQQQQPQRSTESPFRFAQQQQQQSPQQRPPTAISPLAQVQQQQQQQQLQQQQQQLQQLQQQQFQQQQQFQQQQLQQQQQLQQQQQQQQQQQQLQQPAAQSVPWRTQRAQPGAQQQQDSHPQPIYNNVQQQQQRSRDVFSPARNETPAANTFNSQQQQNQFGGAAKPTNVGSLYIAPLAQPTEPQAQRILLQQQQQSSARDSPMRQLPQQQQQPQTNQPMRWLSSQPASKEQAPWARPEENGNVLPSTLRQTTPAPQPQVVPQPQPQQQQTTFYQPQLVQGNGYGPTSVSAAPISLQNFGSNPQPGGLRLQINLNTNGNSSNNTNQSAPRERIIPITLEQTPTYAAAQPNFGGNGVSAQNRFTQQRYDTPQQQQYVPPSEQQAPEPKKYTGSAIPSRSFKILQAMTTPENAGPGQSDL, translated from the exons ATGGCCACCTCAACGCTGCAATCTCCGTCCCCGTCGCCATCAACCGCCTCCGTGTCGTCCAAGAATCCGCAGCTGAAGCGCGTCGTGTACTCCAAGTATCGGGAACTACTTGGTTCTTATAATGATAAGGCCAATGCCATCATCGACACTCTGCCCGCATATATGGTTCGTCAGGATCGCGGATTTCAGTTGTCGGAGCTGCCCGTGAACGGGGATGCCAATCGCAACGGCCTGGAATCATC GTATGGACAGCGCGGAGGAGGCGGATCCGGAAACGGTGGCTACGAAGCGCCCGCGTGCGTACAGAACGCGATGATGACAAAAGACAAGAAGCCCTTCACCTACACGCCCGGCGGCATCGATCTCTCCCAGATCCGGTCGGAGCGGATGGCCAAGCGGTTGGCGCGCAATGCCCAATCGGAAGGAGCCACCGGAGCCGCCCAACAGAACAGACCCGCCCAGCCACAGTCGCCAGGTGGGCCAGGTGGTGCAGCCAGTGCGATTGGAGCCGCTGCCATGGGCATGCCGTTCCAGGTGctgccgccgccaccaccgccgccgcaaCCACAGTCGGGTAAGAATGGCACCCAAGGTGCTATCGCCGcacccccaccaccacccccacaACAACCCAGCACATTAGCGCCACCCACTGGGCGCCTAAGTGCCCCTGGTTCCCCGGCTACGGCGCGCAAATCGCCAACTCCACAGCGTTTTGAGCCACCGCCACTGGGATTCCGGCCGGAGATCAAGATACCGCCGAATCCTATGGCTGCACTGCGCAAGGTGGCACCGCCCGTGGAGAAGAACACGTTCTGGAAGGACGAGTACATTAAGGATCGCTCCAAGAGTCCGCTGCCCGAGGTGGTTCCTGCTGCGAATGGAGGATATAGCAGCACCACAGCCGATGCCGTTGATG GTCCAAGACCATCGGCGGCTAGCGTTGAAAGCAGCTACAGTCCTTACACGCCGACTCAGCAAGTGCCGCCCGTGGCCAAGAGTCCACCGGTGCAATACCAACAGCCAACGCCACCGGCAAcaccgccgcagcagcaacagtcggAGCAGCCACCTGCAACACGTCCGGAGTTCCGCAGTGTGCCCATGCCCACATCGCCAGCGGTGAACGTCTACACACGTCAAACGGACAGTCCCAGATCGCCTTTCGagccgcagcaacagcagcagcagcaaccacagCGATCCACTGAGAGCCCCTTCCGGTtcgcacagcagcaacagcaacagtcaCCGCAGCAACGTCCACCAACAGCGATATCGCCGCTGGCtcaggtgcagcagcagcagcagcaacagcagttgcaacagcagcagcaacagctacagcagctgcagcaacagcagttccagcagcaacagcagttccagcaacaacagttgcagcagcagcaacagctgcaacagcagcaacagcaacagcagcaacagcaacagctgcagcaACCGGCAGCTCAATCAGTACCATGGCGCACTCAACGTGCTCAGCCTGGagcacaacagcaacaggacTCGCATCCACAACCCATCTACAACAAtgttcagcagcagcaacaaagatCTCGCGATGTCTTCAGTCCGGCAAGGAATGAAACACCGGCAGCAAACACGTTCAAttcacagcagcaacaaaaccAATTTGGTGGAGCAGCAAAGCCG ACCAACGTTGGATCGCTTTACATAGCTCCACTGGCCCAGCCCACTGAACCGCAGGCTCAACGAATCCttttgcaacagcagcagcagtcatCTGCTCGGGATTCTCCCATGCGCCAActtccacagcagcagcagcagccacagacCAACCAACCGATGAGATGGCTCAGCTCACAGCCGGCTAGCAAGGAGCAGGCACCCTGGGCTCGTCCCGAGGAGAATGGCAACGTCCTGCCCTCCACCTTGCGTCAGACCACCCCGGCACCGCAGCCCCAAGTAGTCCCTCAACcgcagccacagcagcagcagaccaCCTTCTACCAGCCGCAGTTGGTCCAAGGTAATGGCTACGGACCAACTTCGGTTTCAGCCGCTCCCATCAGTCTGCAGAATTTCGGATCAAATCCACAGCCGGGAGGACTACGTTTGCAGATCAACCTAAACACcaatggcaacagcagcaataacACAAATCAAAGTGCTCCACGG gAGCGTATCATACCGATAACTCTAGAGCAGACGCCGACGTATGCCGCAGCCCAGCCCAACTTTGGTG gTAACGGAGTCTCCGCTCAGAACCGATTTACGCAACAACGATATG ataccccccaacaacagcaatatGTGCCGCCAAGTGAACAGCAAGCTCCGGAACCCAAAAAATACACAGGCAGCGCTATACCCAGTCGATCATTCAAAATTCTACAGGCAATGACAACACCTGAAAATGCCG GACCTGGTCAATCGGATCTATAA